A single genomic interval of Arthrobacter globiformis harbors:
- a CDS encoding alpha/beta hydrolase gives MTTVPDHSPFSSAFSGEGPSIGIALSHGFTGSPHSLRSWAQSFADAGFAVRMPLLPGHGTTWQELSRNRWPQWHDAMDAAYLELESECDLVFAAGLSMGGALALRLAATRPVAGAIVVNPGLVIDDRRAPLAGILKLVLKSTPAIANDIRKQGVDEGAYPRTPVAAAHELNKMFKDTVRLLPRITAPVRVFRSTVDHVVSDTSITALRRGLIHAPLQLTLLDNSYHVATLDHDADQIFSASVDFIRSVVAGGHQGSADSATASQKGATDE, from the coding sequence ATGACCACAGTTCCCGATCACAGCCCGTTCAGCAGCGCCTTCTCCGGCGAGGGGCCGTCCATCGGCATCGCACTGTCCCACGGGTTCACCGGCAGCCCGCACAGCCTGCGTTCGTGGGCCCAATCGTTTGCCGATGCCGGCTTTGCCGTGAGGATGCCGCTGCTGCCGGGCCACGGCACCACCTGGCAGGAGCTGTCCCGCAACCGCTGGCCGCAGTGGCATGACGCGATGGACGCCGCGTACCTGGAGCTCGAGTCCGAGTGCGACCTTGTCTTCGCAGCGGGCCTGTCCATGGGCGGCGCCCTGGCACTGCGCCTCGCCGCGACCAGGCCCGTCGCCGGAGCCATCGTGGTCAACCCCGGCCTTGTCATTGATGACCGCCGTGCCCCGCTGGCCGGGATCCTCAAGCTGGTCCTCAAGAGCACGCCGGCAATAGCCAACGACATCCGGAAGCAGGGCGTCGACGAGGGCGCATATCCCCGCACCCCTGTGGCAGCTGCCCACGAACTGAATAAAATGTTCAAAGACACGGTCCGGCTGCTGCCGCGCATAACAGCGCCGGTGCGCGTGTTCCGCTCCACGGTGGACCACGTTGTTTCCGATACCAGCATCACAGCGCTGCGGCGCGGGCTTATCCACGCCCCGCTGCAGCTCACACTGCTCGACAACAGTTATCACGTGGCCACGCTGGACCACGATGCCGATCAGATCTTCAGCGCCTCGGTGGACTTCATCCGCTCCGTGGTGGCGGGCGGCCACCAGGGATCCGCCGACTCCGCGACAGCCAGCCAGAAGGGCGCGACCGATGAATAG
- a CDS encoding alpha/beta hydrolase gives MTESSDRTRPAAFSYAGHGVNARIGIAISHGFTGSPLSILPWAEFLAGRGFAVTVPLLPGHGTSWQELAGTGWREWHGAFERSYLELAARTDECYVAGLSMGGAIALLTASSHNVAGVAVVNPGLSFYDRRVRVIGLLKYIQRTTVPMAEENPTAAPTDDGDYSLTPLAAVHQLKRLFAAAVRGLPRITAPVLVFKSVSDAVVPPTSLSLIRRRLGSAGLDVVLLRNSGHVATLDTDAQEIFESSARFFQLHSRSHIPSEKS, from the coding sequence ATGACAGAAAGCAGCGACCGCACAAGGCCCGCCGCTTTCAGCTACGCGGGACACGGTGTCAATGCGCGGATCGGAATCGCGATTTCCCACGGCTTCACCGGCAGTCCCCTCAGCATCCTGCCGTGGGCCGAATTCCTGGCCGGGCGCGGCTTCGCCGTCACGGTTCCGCTGCTCCCAGGGCATGGCACGAGCTGGCAGGAACTGGCCGGGACAGGATGGCGGGAGTGGCACGGCGCCTTCGAACGGTCGTATCTGGAACTGGCGGCCAGGACCGACGAATGCTACGTGGCAGGCCTCTCCATGGGCGGCGCCATCGCCCTGCTCACCGCGTCCAGCCACAACGTGGCGGGTGTCGCCGTCGTCAATCCGGGCCTGAGCTTTTACGACCGGCGCGTCCGGGTCATTGGCCTGCTGAAGTACATCCAAAGAACCACGGTGCCTATGGCGGAGGAAAATCCGACGGCGGCCCCCACGGACGACGGCGACTACTCCCTCACGCCGCTGGCGGCGGTTCACCAGCTGAAGAGGCTGTTCGCTGCCGCCGTCCGCGGCCTGCCGCGGATCACTGCCCCGGTGCTGGTCTTCAAGTCGGTCAGTGACGCAGTGGTACCCCCGACTTCGCTAAGCCTGATCCGGAGGCGCCTCGGCTCCGCGGGCCTCGACGTGGTGCTGCTCAGGAACAGCGGTCATGTGGCTACGCTGGACACGGACGCCCAGGAAATTTTCGAGTCCTCGGCGCGGTTTTTTCAGCTGCATTCCCGAAGCCACATACCGTCGGAGAAGTCATGA
- a CDS encoding lysophospholipid acyltransferase family protein, producing MFYWVMKRIFLGPVVRTLFRPWVKGLDNIPSEGAAIIASNHLSFSDSIFMPLMVPRPVIFLAKAEYFTGTGLKGRLTALFFRLTNQLPMDRSGGAASAASLDAGMDVLTHGGLLGIYPEGTRSPDSRLYRGKVGVARLALQAGVPVIPVAMIGTDKVQPIGKRLPTIRRIGMIFGKPLDFSRYEGMADDRLIQRSVTDEVMYELMRLSGQEYVDEYASVVKLRLAGKAGPEPGEAGSSRSAS from the coding sequence GTGTTCTATTGGGTCATGAAGCGGATCTTCCTGGGGCCGGTGGTCCGCACTCTTTTCCGGCCGTGGGTCAAAGGGCTGGACAACATCCCGTCCGAGGGGGCCGCCATTATCGCCTCCAACCACCTTTCATTTTCGGACTCTATCTTCATGCCGCTGATGGTGCCGCGGCCCGTCATTTTCCTGGCCAAAGCCGAGTACTTCACGGGCACGGGGCTCAAGGGCCGGTTGACCGCCCTGTTCTTCCGGCTGACCAACCAGCTCCCCATGGACCGTTCCGGGGGCGCGGCGTCGGCGGCCTCACTCGATGCGGGCATGGATGTGCTCACCCACGGCGGACTGCTGGGCATCTACCCCGAGGGGACGCGCAGCCCCGACTCGCGGCTGTACCGCGGGAAAGTGGGGGTGGCTCGGCTGGCCCTGCAGGCCGGTGTCCCCGTCATCCCGGTGGCGATGATCGGAACGGACAAGGTTCAGCCCATCGGCAAGCGGCTGCCGACCATCCGGCGGATCGGCATGATCTTCGGCAAGCCCCTGGACTTCAGCAGGTATGAGGGCATGGCCGATGACCGGCTGATCCAGCGGTCCGTCACGGACGAGGTCATGTACGAGCTCATGCGGCTCTCCGGACAGGAATACGTGGACGAGTACGCCTCGGTGGTCAAGCTCAGGCTGGCGGGGAAGGCCGGCCCGGAGCCGGGGGAGGCCGGTTCCTCCCGGTCGGCGTCGTAG